The Streptomyces sp. B3I8 nucleotide sequence TCATGGCCCCGGGCGGGGTCCTCCCGGCGGACGCGCCGCCGTGGCCCGTCGGCCTCGACCGGCTCTTCGCCTACATGGCCGCCCAGAAGCCGTCGCGCGAGGCGATGGCCGAGTTCGTACGGCTGATGGTGTACGACGAGACGCTGGCGACCGAAGCCCTCATCGACGAGCGGTACGAGGCGAGCCTGCGCGCCCACCCGGAGCTGCCGATCCCGCCGAACTTCGGGGATCTGACCCCCGACCTGCCGCTCATCGCCGCCCCCACCCTGCTCGTCTGGGGGCGCGAGGACCAGACCGTCCCGCTCACCTGGGCTTCCACGCTCCTCGCGGGCATCCCCGACGCGGAGCTCCGCGTCCTTCCCCACTGCCGGCACTGGGTGCAGTACGAGCGCGCACCGGAGTTCAACCACATCGTCCGAGAGTTCCTGCAGGGCGGCGCGGCCGCCGCGGCGGAGGGATGAGACCGTGGGTATCCGCAAACTGGGCTACGTCGGGCTGAACGTCTCGGACGCCGAGGCCTGGACCGACCTGCTCGGGCGCACGCTGGGCATCGGAGTCACCCCGGCGAAGTCCGGCACACAGGAGATCGCACTCGCCGAACTGGACGAGTTCAAGTACCGGCTGGCCCTCTACCCGTCCACGGAGGACTCCCCACGGCACCTCGGCTGGATCGTCGACACCCCGCGCGAGCTGGACCGGCTCACCGGCCGGCTCACCGACTCGGGCCGCACCGTCCAGGACGGCTCGGCGCAGGAGACGGAACTGCGCGGGGCCACACTCCTGCGCTGGTTCACCGACCCCGTCGGC carries:
- a CDS encoding alpha/beta fold hydrolase → MTNTADTVDVGDTRLAFTDVGSGSPVVWLHGSGPGATGMSNFGGNLAAFQDHRNIVLDLPGWGNSPRPAPDEPLIFHAAERVRRAMTALGIERAHLVGNSYGGAVAMRLATRHPDLVDRLVLMAPGGVLPADAPPWPVGLDRLFAYMAAQKPSREAMAEFVRLMVYDETLATEALIDERYEASLRAHPELPIPPNFGDLTPDLPLIAAPTLLVWGREDQTVPLTWASTLLAGIPDAELRVLPHCRHWVQYERAPEFNHIVREFLQGGAAAAAEG